The Novipirellula artificiosorum genome has a segment encoding these proteins:
- a CDS encoding protein kinase domain-containing protein produces MTSVIEPERPTNIGPYEIRSRLGQGAFGSVYLAFDPVHERQVAVKVPRVDRHQQRDVLNEARSLGQLSHSGIVSVLDAGQSDGNCYIVSEHLDGPSLRQFLQDHRPNVNESIRIAIALADALAHAHAYRVVHRDLKPENIILVGGRSPVIIDFNLAINDVPHELQKRQKGIVAGTFAYMAPEQVIGEGHRIDGRTDIYALGVILYEMLTGQTPFRSGQSSTLIKQIREDDPQPPRQLIRNLPPVLEAICMKSMAKDFPDRYTTADDFAAHLREALRNPEQILRETNHLVKPIALHSHRTDSSVSRSHRATRRRVTVVQFSSDVYESAEILRLLELGEQNQILEDFQELCRDIAARHLGQIVQMTDQGLLACFGFPVSVENATQRAVRAALELQQESTAFNSKLHRTKGVRLSVSVVIHTDMAIVRLNDDESVSLSGRVRTVVKQIALVSRADTVVATEDTHRLVRDYFDFVSAKSHRLRGGDEIRLHQVVSERIRGRFDAARVRGRLTSLVGRESEIHRLVGNWGKVCSGEGTAILIQGEAGIGKSRLVYELKQHVLRESPDARTPDAMIVDWFADPQRQATSLHPAIGFLEQTLGFSDELLPIKQLSRLVRHLDDLGIEGDEEVALMAALLSIPLAGCYPPLELSPQQKKEKTFRLVLEWLSRCAHRQPLLFAIEDLHWIDPSSLELIDRLLSRGLNDRILVVATCRPEFQSPWQKHSNFEFIELGGLSQQNVGEMILRCSALETIPAEMESLLASRTDGVPLFVEELASMIQSENFAIGDVPETLQELLLARLDQIDLNIDVVQIGAAIGREFRFDLAAAVSGIPESHLQHDLDKLVRTELVYRYGHGEFARYTFKHALIQDVAYHAMIEKDRRDVHLKIATVSEEQFPELCSQNPEVLAHHFTQANCWEKSVDYSQRAADNATSRAAHQEAKRHLIFALESLKKLDDSASRMKREVQIRSLLGIHLQVIHGYISPEVRENYELALELCNRLNDPLETVSVLIGLCRYFMMQAQLEKASELASQLLTLSSQTGLESLIVVANRVAGSTFVYKGELSLARKHLEKVLAIETTPELRAEVAKIDTADPWVTSRTYLSIVLWLMGDTERALTESEQAIDEGLKLNHPIAYILPVGFSQWIHQFCGDVDRTERTCDLSDELGQQFGFPFWNAWTLAIRGWVQGQRGDTLGATTTIREGIRQWRASGSGAGCHYLLTLLAQAWINAGDLDQAKGALDEAQAFANETGERFYESEIARLRGELANRKGVSRIDAAAWYRQAIEIAKKQKAVSLELRATAALAQMERSTS; encoded by the coding sequence ATGACGTCGGTAATCGAACCTGAGCGACCGACGAACATCGGCCCCTACGAAATCCGATCGCGACTAGGACAAGGTGCATTCGGTTCCGTTTACCTTGCCTTCGATCCGGTTCACGAGCGTCAGGTCGCCGTCAAGGTTCCTCGGGTTGACCGTCATCAACAGCGGGATGTTTTGAACGAAGCCCGCTCGCTTGGCCAGCTTTCCCACTCAGGGATCGTGTCGGTTCTCGATGCGGGCCAATCCGATGGAAATTGCTACATCGTTTCAGAACACCTTGACGGACCAAGCTTGCGACAATTCTTGCAAGACCATCGGCCGAATGTCAACGAATCGATTCGAATTGCGATCGCCTTGGCCGACGCGCTCGCACACGCACATGCGTACCGAGTCGTGCATCGCGACTTGAAACCAGAGAACATCATTCTGGTCGGTGGACGATCACCCGTCATTATCGATTTTAATCTCGCCATCAACGACGTACCTCACGAGCTACAGAAACGTCAGAAAGGCATTGTCGCCGGCACATTTGCTTACATGGCCCCCGAGCAGGTCATTGGTGAAGGGCATCGCATCGACGGCAGGACGGACATCTACGCGTTGGGCGTCATCCTCTATGAAATGCTGACCGGGCAGACCCCCTTTCGATCCGGTCAATCAAGTACGCTGATCAAGCAAATTCGCGAAGATGATCCGCAACCGCCCCGACAATTGATTCGGAATTTGCCGCCCGTTCTTGAAGCGATCTGCATGAAGTCGATGGCAAAGGACTTTCCTGACCGGTACACGACGGCCGATGATTTTGCAGCGCACCTGCGTGAAGCATTGCGGAATCCTGAGCAAATACTCCGCGAGACAAACCACCTCGTCAAACCGATTGCTCTACATTCGCATCGCACCGATTCGTCGGTTTCCCGCTCGCATCGGGCGACACGCCGTCGCGTCACCGTTGTACAGTTCAGTAGTGATGTGTATGAATCGGCCGAGATTTTGCGTCTCCTGGAACTGGGGGAACAGAACCAGATCCTCGAAGATTTTCAAGAACTTTGTCGTGACATCGCCGCTCGCCACCTGGGTCAAATCGTTCAAATGACCGATCAAGGTCTGCTAGCCTGCTTTGGTTTTCCCGTGTCCGTTGAAAACGCGACACAGCGAGCGGTGCGTGCGGCACTCGAGCTTCAGCAAGAATCCACGGCCTTCAATTCGAAACTGCACCGAACGAAAGGTGTGCGACTTTCTGTATCGGTGGTCATCCACACCGACATGGCAATCGTCCGATTAAACGACGATGAATCGGTCTCCTTGTCCGGTCGCGTGCGAACGGTCGTCAAGCAAATCGCCTTGGTCTCCCGCGCCGACACGGTCGTCGCAACAGAGGACACACATCGGCTGGTTCGTGACTACTTTGACTTCGTATCCGCAAAGTCGCATCGACTTAGGGGCGGTGACGAAATTCGGTTGCATCAGGTGGTCTCCGAACGGATTCGAGGGCGGTTTGATGCTGCACGTGTGCGCGGGAGACTCACGTCACTGGTTGGTCGTGAATCGGAAATCCATCGGTTGGTCGGAAACTGGGGGAAGGTGTGTAGTGGCGAAGGCACTGCGATTTTGATTCAAGGTGAAGCGGGAATCGGGAAATCGCGACTGGTGTATGAATTGAAGCAACATGTATTGAGAGAATCGCCTGATGCAAGGACCCCAGATGCGATGATTGTTGACTGGTTCGCCGACCCGCAACGTCAAGCCACCAGTTTGCACCCGGCCATCGGTTTCTTAGAACAAACACTTGGTTTTAGCGATGAGCTCCTTCCGATCAAACAACTCAGCAGACTGGTGCGCCACCTGGATGATTTGGGAATTGAGGGGGACGAAGAAGTTGCGTTGATGGCGGCACTGCTGTCGATACCTCTTGCCGGGTGCTATCCGCCGCTGGAGCTTTCTCCACAACAAAAGAAGGAAAAGACCTTTCGGCTCGTACTGGAGTGGTTGTCACGTTGTGCACATCGACAACCTCTCTTGTTCGCTATCGAGGACCTTCACTGGATCGATCCATCCAGCCTCGAGCTGATTGACCGATTGCTTTCACGCGGGTTGAACGACCGAATTCTTGTTGTCGCGACCTGCCGACCTGAGTTCCAGTCACCTTGGCAGAAACACTCGAACTTCGAATTTATCGAGCTGGGCGGACTGAGTCAGCAGAATGTCGGCGAAATGATTCTGCGGTGTTCGGCGTTGGAGACGATCCCCGCCGAGATGGAGAGTCTGTTGGCAAGCCGCACCGACGGCGTGCCGTTGTTTGTCGAAGAACTCGCGTCGATGATCCAATCTGAGAATTTCGCCATCGGTGATGTTCCTGAGACGCTTCAAGAGCTTTTGCTAGCGAGGCTAGACCAGATCGACCTTAACATCGATGTGGTTCAGATTGGGGCAGCGATCGGTCGCGAATTTCGTTTCGACTTGGCCGCCGCAGTATCAGGTATTCCAGAATCGCATCTTCAGCACGATCTTGACAAGTTGGTGCGTACTGAATTGGTCTATCGATACGGGCATGGTGAGTTTGCAAGGTACACGTTCAAACATGCACTGATCCAAGACGTCGCGTACCACGCGATGATCGAGAAAGATCGCAGGGACGTCCATCTCAAGATCGCGACCGTCTCGGAAGAACAGTTCCCCGAATTGTGCAGCCAGAACCCTGAAGTACTTGCCCATCACTTCACCCAGGCGAACTGCTGGGAAAAGTCAGTGGATTACTCGCAACGAGCCGCCGACAATGCCACCAGCCGTGCGGCACACCAGGAAGCGAAGCGCCACTTGATCTTCGCCCTGGAAAGTCTCAAGAAGCTTGATGACTCGGCTTCGCGCATGAAACGTGAAGTGCAAATACGAAGCCTCCTTGGCATCCACCTGCAGGTTATTCACGGCTACATTTCTCCCGAAGTTCGTGAGAACTATGAGCTTGCACTGGAGTTGTGCAACCGTCTGAATGATCCGCTGGAGACAGTTTCGGTACTGATTGGGTTGTGTCGCTACTTTATGATGCAGGCGCAGTTGGAAAAAGCCAGTGAGTTGGCAAGCCAACTGCTAACGCTATCGTCGCAGACGGGTTTGGAAAGCCTGATCGTCGTTGCCAATCGTGTAGCGGGTTCGACTTTCGTCTACAAAGGCGAACTATCACTCGCCCGCAAGCATCTTGAAAAGGTTCTGGCAATTGAAACGACTCCCGAACTGAGAGCAGAGGTCGCGAAGATCGATACGGCCGATCCATGGGTTACAAGCCGAACGTACTTGTCGATAGTCCTGTGGTTGATGGGAGACACGGAACGAGCCCTGACGGAATCCGAGCAAGCCATCGACGAGGGCCTGAAGTTGAACCATCCGATCGCCTACATCTTGCCCGTTGGGTTTTCTCAATGGATTCACCAATTCTGCGGCGATGTCGATCGTACGGAGCGGACGTGTGACCTTTCAGATGAACTCGGACAGCAGTTTGGCTTCCCGTTTTGGAATGCTTGGACGCTAGCAATCCGAGGCTGGGTACAAGGCCAACGTGGGGATACTCTGGGGGCGACAACAACGATTCGCGAGGGCATCCGGCAGTGGCGAGCCTCTGGAAGTGGAGCGGGATGCCACTACTTGCTGACGCTTCTAGCTCAAGCCTGGATCAACGCCGGCGATCTCGATCAAGCCAAGGGCGCATTGGACGAAGCACAGGCCTTCGCCAACGAAACCGGAGAACGGTTCTACGAGTCCGAAATTGCGAGACTTCGCGGAGAACTCGCAAATCGGAAAGGAGTCTCAAGAATCGATGCGGCTGCATGGTATCGCCAAGCCATCGAGATTGCCAAGAAGCAAAAAGCCGTGTCACTCGAACTGCGAGCGACCGCCGCCCTCGCACAAATGGAGCGTTCGACGAGTTAG
- a CDS encoding ECF-type sigma factor, which yields MSKLSDSSDNVNRCLRAVEEGDQSATTELWEYVYPRLLAYARQKLPSHLRRVLDEEDVALSAFKSFCAGATRGSLGEITGEDELWKLLFCISSRKARSYVREQSRQKRGGGKVSGESVFGDISNRGLEQVPDSRGTLAQFSADCQHLMDSLEDDILQTIALLRIEGYSVDEIATRIEFSRRSVERRLNLIRQIWSAEGADE from the coding sequence ATGTCAAAGCTCTCCGATTCCTCTGATAACGTTAATCGCTGCCTTCGTGCGGTTGAGGAGGGGGACCAATCCGCGACGACGGAGCTTTGGGAGTACGTTTACCCTCGGCTGCTGGCGTACGCGCGTCAGAAGCTGCCCAGTCACCTGCGCCGCGTCCTGGACGAGGAAGATGTTGCTCTTAGTGCGTTCAAGAGTTTTTGTGCGGGTGCCACTCGCGGATCGTTGGGTGAAATTACCGGTGAAGATGAACTATGGAAGTTGCTTTTTTGTATTTCTTCACGAAAAGCAAGAAGCTATGTGCGGGAACAATCGAGGCAAAAGCGAGGTGGAGGCAAAGTGAGTGGTGAATCTGTTTTTGGTGACATTTCCAATCGCGGACTTGAACAAGTGCCTGATTCTCGAGGCACACTGGCCCAGTTTTCCGCCGACTGCCAGCATCTGATGGATTCACTGGAAGACGATATTTTGCAAACCATCGCGTTACTGAGAATCGAAGGCTACTCGGTGGACGAGATTGCAACACGAATTGAGTTTTCGAGACGCAGCGTGGAACGAAGGCTCAATTTGATTCGACAGATCTGGTCAGCAGAAGGAGCAGATGAATGA